A single Bos mutus isolate GX-2022 chromosome 16, NWIPB_WYAK_1.1, whole genome shotgun sequence DNA region contains:
- the LHX4 gene encoding LIM/homeobox protein Lhx4, translated as MMQSAAVPAEGAVKGLPEMLGVPMQQIPQCAGCNQHILDKFILKVLDRHWHSSCLKCADCQMQLADRCFSRAGSVYCKEDFFKRFGTKCTACQQGIPPTQVVRKAQDFVYHLHCFACIICNRQLATGDEFYLMEDGRLVCKEDYETAKQNDDSEAGAKRPRTTITAKQLETLKNAYKNSPKPARHVREQLSSETGLDMRVVQVWFQNRRAKEKRLKKDAGRHRWGQFYKSVKRSRGGSKQEKESSAEDCGVSDSELSFREDQILSELGHTNRIYGNVGDVSGGQLMNGSFSMDGTGQSYQDLRDGSPYGIPQSPSSISSLPSHAPLLNGLDYTVDSNLGIIAHAGQGVSQTLRAMAGGPTSDISTGSSVGYPDFPTSPASWLDEMDHPPF; from the exons AGATCCCCCAGTGTGCTGGCTGCAACCAACATATCCTGGACAAGTTTATCCTCAAGGTCCTAGACAGACACTGGCACAGCTCCTGTCTCAAGTGTGCGGACTGCCAGATGCAGCTGGCTGACCGGTGCTTTTCCAGGGCTGGCAGCGTCTACTGCAAGGAAGACTTCTTCAA GCGCTTCGGCACAAAATGCACAGCCTGCCAGCAGGGCATCCCCCCGACCCAGGTGGTCCGCAAGGCGCAGGACTTCGTCTACCACCTGCACTGCTTCGCCTGCATCATCTGCAACCGGCAGCTGGCCACGGGGGACGAGTTCTACCTCATGGAGGATGGGCGACTGGTGTGCAAGGAGGACTATGAGACGGCCAAGCAGAACG ATGACTCAGAGGCTGGAGCTAAGCGGCCCAGGACCACCATCACAGCAAAGCAGCTGGAGACGTTGAAGAACGCCTATAAGAACTCCCCTAAGCCCGCCCGGCATGTGAGGGAGCAGCTGTCCTCGGAGACAGGCCTGGACATGAGGGTTGTACAG GTTTGGTTTCAGAACAGAAGGGCCAAGGAGAAGCGACTGAAGAAGGACGCGGGGCGGCACCGCTGGGGGCAGTTCTACAAGAGTGTCAAGAGGAGCCGGGGAGGCAGCAAGCAGGAGAAGGAGAGCTCTGCGGAGGACTGTGGGGTTAGTGACAGTGAGCTGAGCTTCCGAG AGGATCAGATTCTCTCAGAACTTGGCCACACCAATAGGATTTATGGCAACGTGGGGGACGTTTCAGGCGGACAGTTAATGAATGGGAGCTTCTCCATGGACGGGACAGGACAATCCTATCAGGACTTGAGGGATGGGAGCCCCTATGGAATCCCCCAGTCTCCATCCTCCATCTCGTCCCTGCCATCCCACGCTCCTTTGCTCAATGGGCTGGATTACACGGTGGACAGTAACTTGGGCATCATTGCGCACGCAGGGCAGGGAGTAAGCCAGACGCTGAGAGCCATGGCTGGGGGACCCACCTCTGACATCTCCACAGGAAGCAGTGTAGGCTACCCCGACTTTCCGACTAGCCCGGCCTCTTGGCTCGATGAAATGGATCATCCTCCTTTTTAA